A region from the Leopardus geoffroyi isolate Oge1 chromosome C2, O.geoffroyi_Oge1_pat1.0, whole genome shotgun sequence genome encodes:
- the CLDN1 gene encoding claudin-1 has protein sequence MANAGLQLLGFILAFLGWIGSIVSTALPQWKIYSYAGDNIVTAQAIYEGLWMSCVSQSTGQIQCKVFDSLLNLNSTLQATRALMVIGILLGLIAIFVATVGMKCMKCMEDDEVQKMRMAVIGGVTFLIAGLAVLVATAWYGNRIVQEFYDPMTPVNARYEFGQALFTGWAAASLCLLGGALLCCSCPRKTTSYPTPRPYPKPAPSSGKDYV, from the exons ATGGCCAACGCGGGGCTGCAGCTGTTAGGCTTCATCCTGGCCTTCCTGGGCTGGATCGGCTCCATCGTCAGCACGGCACTGCCCCAATGGAAGATTTACTCCTACGCCGGCGACAACATCGTGACTGCCCAGGCCATCTACGAGGGGCTGTGGATGTCCTGCGTGTCACAGAGCACGGGGCAGATACAGTGCAAAGTCTTCGACTCCTTACTGAATCTGAACA GCACTTTGCAAGCAACCCGCGCTTTGATGGTGATTGGCATCCTTCTGGGACTTATAGCCATCTTTGTGGCCACTGTTGGCATGAAGTGTATGAAGTGCATGGAAGACGATGAGGTGCAGAAGATGCGGATGGCTGTCATTGGGGGTGTGACATTTCTCATTGCAG GTCTGGCTGTTTTAGTTGCCACAGCATGGTATGGCAATAGAATTGTTCAAGAATTTtatgatcccatgaccccggtcAATGCCAG gtaTGAATTTGGTCAGGCTCTCTTCACTGGCTGGgctgctgcttctctctgccttctgggagGTGCCCTACTTTGCTGTTCCTGTCCCCGGAAAACAACATCTTACCCAACGCCACGGCCTTATCCAAAACCTGCACCTTCCAGTGGGAAAGACTACGTGTGA